In one Mucilaginibacter ginsenosidivorax genomic region, the following are encoded:
- a CDS encoding FAD-binding protein, with amino-acid sequence MKRKTFIRLGGTLMATPFLSPVISLAGQAPLQNWAGNLTYSTANVQYPATVAEVQQLIKKHSKLKALGTRHCFNRIADSKDDLLSTKELNKVISIDKKAMTVTVEGGIKYGELAPYLHKEGFALHNLASLPHISVAGSITTATHGSGVKNGNLASAVTALEVVVADGSIVHFSKAADPEKFNAVVVGLGAIGVITKVTLAIEPTYMMRQRVFLKLPMVQIKRHFEAIVSAGYSVSLFTDWQNDYVNEVWIKSRMTEKDHDGPEFYGARAATKNLHPIYDHPAESCTDQLGVPGPWYERLPHFKMGFTPSSGKELQAEYFVPIKHAVEAIEAVAKLGKQIGPHLFITEIRTIAADNLWMSPCHNQTSVTIHFTWKPETEAVTKLLPVIEKALAPFNARPHWGKVFTLDPKVLASRYEKIADFKKVVAEYDPHGKFRNAFLEHNIYGG; translated from the coding sequence ATGAAAAGAAAAACTTTTATCCGTTTAGGCGGCACACTTATGGCTACACCTTTTTTATCTCCTGTTATCAGCCTGGCCGGCCAGGCCCCTTTGCAAAACTGGGCTGGTAACCTTACTTACAGCACGGCTAATGTGCAGTACCCGGCTACAGTGGCCGAGGTACAGCAGCTCATAAAAAAACACAGCAAGCTAAAGGCCCTGGGTACCAGGCACTGCTTTAACCGCATTGCCGATAGTAAGGACGACCTGCTATCAACCAAAGAACTCAATAAAGTAATCTCTATCGATAAAAAAGCCATGACCGTTACTGTTGAAGGCGGCATAAAATATGGCGAACTGGCCCCTTACCTGCATAAAGAAGGTTTTGCTTTACATAACCTGGCATCGCTGCCTCATATTTCTGTTGCGGGCTCCATCACCACGGCTACGCATGGCAGCGGTGTAAAAAACGGTAACCTGGCCAGTGCCGTAACAGCATTGGAGGTTGTTGTTGCCGATGGCAGTATAGTCCATTTTTCAAAAGCTGCCGACCCGGAAAAGTTCAACGCGGTAGTTGTTGGACTGGGTGCCATAGGTGTAATTACCAAAGTTACCCTGGCCATCGAGCCCACTTACATGATGCGCCAGCGTGTTTTTTTAAAATTGCCTATGGTACAGATTAAGCGGCATTTTGAAGCAATAGTATCTGCCGGTTACAGTGTAAGCCTGTTTACCGATTGGCAAAATGATTATGTAAACGAGGTTTGGATAAAAAGCCGCATGACCGAAAAAGACCATGACGGCCCCGAATTTTATGGTGCCAGGGCCGCCACCAAAAATTTGCACCCCATTTATGACCACCCCGCCGAAAGCTGCACCGACCAATTAGGTGTACCCGGGCCATGGTACGAGCGTTTGCCGCATTTTAAAATGGGCTTTACCCCAAGCAGCGGTAAAGAACTACAGGCAGAATACTTTGTGCCGATAAAACATGCCGTAGAAGCCATTGAAGCTGTTGCTAAATTGGGTAAACAAATTGGCCCGCATTTATTTATAACCGAGATCCGTACTATAGCCGCCGATAATCTTTGGATGAGCCCCTGCCATAATCAAACGTCGGTAACCATTCACTTTACCTGGAAACCCGAAACCGAGGCTGTTACCAAGCTACTCCCCGTCATTGAAAAGGCCCTTGCCCCTTTTAATGCCCGGCCACATTGGGGTAAAGTGTTTACCCTCGATCCGAAAGTGCTGGCCTCGCGGTATGAAAAAATAGCCGATTTTAAAAAGGTGGTGGCCGAATATGACCCGCATGGCAAATTCAGGAACGCGTTTCTGGAACATAATATTTATGGGGGATAG
- a CDS encoding gliding motility-associated C-terminal domain-containing protein, whose protein sequence is MSRLRYLLLFILIATVYKAHAQQDMDLHLSDTFLAGKNILKVKRDFHDPYLWVLAKNNEVYRINSVTKQVDDYSDKFTTYSNFRFTDIAGVNKDLVFVATNADVLLEYKNNALKKIGNPEGVPGVITSIGADYTGTYVTDNTQGLAARPTANSIIIGTDKGMCHYDYDNDVMLAGSSKVSAKVFDATYRTEMFSDLEYGPWYTGQDYQYDVIELTQWTIYGGWLYYKYQDFANSINTACYTYGWIDDMNTANAGAYFIQIWGTEDGIFQNNRNYSYTLDWPHKQYLKGINVNKVTSILGLVGFGYINQKAISKENVLAGTDNGLYFTNSGYKNNINGLMGNYTFFHYDPLGNKKINDICVNATSYTTPVCEDGVWVAAIDGLYLLKPDFGAYVDKKQPLQAIQFEGNGPEVTKIELCANVSVNAYLSSYVYSDNIQQWYKDGKEMANQSGASLAIKEAGEYYLVMYDPCSEVHFESNHLKVTQVAAPVFTFNYPDVLNYCAGSSASLKTDDKPNYQYRWYKDGILNGNTSPQLDNITETGKYKVEVSACAGNWVASKEVQVNFIAIPTPVLTTDKASYCDGDQATLSAKVPIDASAILNWANYQYAWYKDGSPINGSAASIKVSQPGKYKVVVSGCSGSVSSAELQVDFIKLPKPVITAGKPAYCIGDIAQLTANVNIDPFTTVNWLRDGNILPDEQDKASITTNIGGNYTVTVVNAGSCNIASAAYNLGFTAPPTVSIQQIINTTLCDGQTVDLKASYTSGNISWSTGATSDKISIQHSGTFKATVTTTAGCAVDESATVQYFPNPTLNMPSATLCQYTNESIILTAPAGFAKYEWNGQPGTNTFTTNKLGTVDLTVTDNNGCQASQTIAINSHCDDIHIPNAFSPNGDGHNDTWVIAGLEGDPTTTVRVYNRLGSMVFQSQGYATPWNGTYNGSKLPASVYYYVISTKGTKQVLSGSVTIFN, encoded by the coding sequence ATGTCCCGTTTGCGCTATTTGCTGCTATTTATCCTTATTGCTACCGTTTACAAAGCTCATGCTCAGCAGGATATGGACCTGCATCTAAGTGACACCTTTTTGGCAGGCAAAAATATACTTAAAGTAAAACGGGATTTTCATGACCCATATTTGTGGGTGCTTGCAAAAAACAATGAAGTTTACAGAATTAACAGCGTCACTAAACAAGTAGATGATTATTCGGATAAGTTCACGACATATAGCAATTTTCGATTTACCGACATCGCGGGTGTTAACAAGGATTTGGTATTTGTTGCCACCAATGCCGATGTTTTACTGGAATATAAAAATAATGCGTTAAAAAAAATAGGCAATCCAGAGGGGGTGCCAGGCGTAATCACATCAATAGGCGCAGATTATACAGGCACTTACGTTACCGATAATACGCAAGGTTTGGCAGCACGCCCTACCGCCAATTCAATTATCATTGGCACTGATAAAGGTATGTGCCACTATGATTATGACAATGATGTGATGTTAGCAGGGTCGTCTAAAGTGTCGGCCAAGGTATTCGATGCTACCTACCGCACGGAAATGTTCAGCGATCTGGAATATGGACCATGGTATACCGGACAGGATTACCAATATGATGTAATTGAACTTACCCAATGGACAATATACGGTGGCTGGCTATATTATAAATATCAGGATTTTGCAAATAGCATTAATACCGCATGTTATACCTACGGCTGGATTGATGACATGAACACCGCAAATGCAGGCGCATATTTTATCCAAATTTGGGGAACCGAGGACGGCATATTTCAGAACAACCGAAACTACTCCTATACTTTAGATTGGCCGCACAAACAATACCTTAAAGGAATTAATGTTAACAAGGTAACTTCCATTTTAGGACTGGTTGGGTTTGGCTATATTAACCAGAAGGCAATAAGTAAAGAAAACGTATTGGCCGGCACAGATAATGGCCTGTATTTTACCAATTCGGGTTATAAAAACAATATAAATGGACTGATGGGAAATTATACCTTTTTCCACTATGACCCATTAGGCAATAAAAAGATTAATGACATTTGCGTTAACGCTACATCGTATACCACACCTGTTTGTGAAGATGGCGTTTGGGTGGCCGCTATTGACGGACTTTATCTTTTAAAGCCCGATTTTGGAGCTTACGTTGATAAAAAGCAGCCATTACAAGCTATACAATTTGAAGGAAATGGACCCGAGGTTACCAAAATAGAACTTTGCGCCAATGTTAGTGTTAACGCCTATTTAAGCTCTTATGTTTATAGCGATAACATTCAACAGTGGTATAAGGATGGCAAAGAAATGGCTAACCAAAGCGGTGCCTCGCTTGCAATTAAGGAGGCTGGCGAATATTATTTGGTGATGTATGATCCTTGCTCTGAGGTGCATTTCGAATCCAATCACCTTAAGGTAACCCAGGTAGCCGCCCCCGTATTTACCTTCAACTATCCCGATGTATTAAACTACTGCGCCGGCTCATCGGCTTCATTAAAAACCGACGACAAACCCAATTACCAGTACCGCTGGTATAAGGATGGAATACTAAACGGCAATACATCACCCCAGCTTGATAATATTACCGAAACCGGCAAGTACAAAGTAGAAGTAAGCGCCTGTGCAGGTAATTGGGTAGCATCAAAAGAGGTACAGGTAAACTTTATTGCTATCCCAACGCCGGTTTTAACCACCGATAAAGCAAGCTACTGCGATGGCGACCAGGCTACACTATCGGCCAAAGTACCTATTGATGCCTCGGCTATTTTGAATTGGGCAAATTACCAATATGCCTGGTATAAAGATGGCAGCCCCATAAACGGCAGTGCTGCATCAATAAAGGTGAGCCAGCCGGGCAAATACAAAGTGGTGGTAAGCGGTTGTTCCGGCTCAGTTTCGTCGGCCGAGTTGCAGGTCGATTTCATTAAACTACCAAAACCTGTTATCACCGCAGGCAAACCGGCATATTGCATTGGCGATATAGCCCAATTAACCGCAAATGTTAATATAGACCCGTTTACCACAGTAAACTGGCTCAGGGACGGAAATATACTACCTGACGAACAGGACAAAGCGAGCATAACAACCAATATAGGCGGCAATTATACGGTAACCGTTGTAAATGCAGGTTCCTGCAATATCGCGTCGGCTGCATATAATTTAGGATTTACCGCGCCGCCCACTGTCAGTATTCAACAAATTATAAATACCACCTTATGCGATGGCCAAACGGTTGACCTTAAAGCAAGCTATACCAGCGGCAACATCAGCTGGAGTACCGGCGCTACATCCGACAAAATAAGCATCCAACATTCGGGCACATTCAAGGCTACGGTTACAACAACGGCGGGTTGTGCGGTTGATGAATCTGCTACGGTTCAGTATTTTCCAAACCCAACATTAAACATGCCGTCGGCTACGCTTTGCCAGTATACCAATGAAAGTATTATACTTACAGCCCCCGCAGGTTTTGCTAAATACGAGTGGAACGGGCAGCCCGGCACCAATACCTTTACAACCAATAAATTAGGTACAGTTGATTTAACGGTAACCGATAATAATGGGTGCCAGGCATCACAAACCATTGCCATAAACAGCCATTGCGATGATATACATATACCAAATGCATTTAGCCCCAACGGCGATGGCCATAACGATACCTGGGTAATAGCCGGCCTGGAGGGCGACCCAACCACAACGGTGAGGGTTTATAACCGCCTGGGCAGTATGGTATTTCAATCGCAAGGTTATGCCACGCCCTGGAATGGTACTTATAACGGCAGTAAATTACCCGCTTCGGTATACTATTACGTCATCAGCACAAAAGGAACAAAACAGGTGCTTAGTGGTTCAGTAACTATATTTAATTAG
- a CDS encoding cobalamin-independent methionine synthase II family protein yields MKILTEPIGSIPRSPELVTAVTTQANADELNKLYADAIADTLKEFEETGSPVITDGEQTKSSFVTYPLEGLTNLASEGMTINFEDGHSRQLPLLTKGPFRYGNYASKYLAAAQKLTTLPVKQAIISASALSLIYPPDGINGYPQAEFIADLLNECEKDIRLCLEQGAYKVQMDFTEGRLSLKLDPSGGVLKHFIGLNNQVFDRFTPEEQQKLGVHVCPGGDHDSTHSADIDYADFLPDLFELHVGSFYLQLASEPDRAKVLKVIKQYLKPNQQVFIGVIDVLNPIIETAEEVRDRILEAAAFINTNQLGTTDDCGFSPFCDDVSTTRETAFAKIKARIEGTKLAGEQLSA; encoded by the coding sequence ATGAAAATCCTTACTGAACCTATCGGGAGTATTCCGAGGTCGCCTGAGCTTGTAACGGCAGTTACCACACAAGCCAATGCCGATGAGCTAAATAAACTTTATGCCGATGCAATTGCCGACACCTTAAAGGAGTTTGAAGAAACCGGTTCGCCCGTTATTACCGATGGTGAGCAAACCAAATCAAGCTTTGTTACTTATCCACTGGAGGGCTTAACCAACCTGGCATCGGAAGGCATGACCATCAATTTTGAGGATGGCCACTCGCGGCAGTTGCCTTTGCTTACCAAAGGGCCTTTCAGGTACGGCAATTATGCATCAAAATATCTTGCCGCAGCTCAAAAACTAACCACCCTGCCCGTTAAACAAGCCATCATATCGGCATCGGCCCTTAGCTTAATTTACCCGCCGGATGGCATTAACGGCTATCCGCAAGCTGAATTTATTGCCGACCTGCTGAATGAATGCGAAAAAGATATCAGGCTTTGCCTGGAACAGGGTGCATATAAAGTACAGATGGATTTTACCGAAGGGCGGCTATCGTTAAAACTCGATCCATCCGGCGGTGTATTGAAACACTTCATTGGCCTTAACAACCAGGTTTTTGACCGCTTTACGCCCGAAGAACAGCAAAAACTGGGCGTACACGTTTGCCCTGGCGGCGACCACGACTCGACACATAGCGCGGATATTGACTATGCAGATTTTTTACCCGATTTGTTCGAACTGCATGTAGGCAGCTTTTATTTGCAGCTGGCCAGCGAACCCGACAGGGCAAAAGTTTTGAAGGTTATTAAACAATATCTAAAGCCCAATCAGCAAGTATTTATTGGCGTAATAGATGTACTCAACCCCATAATAGAAACCGCAGAAGAAGTGCGCGACAGAATACTTGAAGCGGCAGCCTTTATCAACACCAACCAGTTGGGCACCACCGACGATTGCGGCTTCTCGCCATTTTGCGACGATGTATCCACAACGCGCGAAACTGCTTTTGCTAAAATAAAAGCCAGGATTGAGGGAACGAAATTAGCCGGGGAGCAATTGTCGGCATAA